The stretch of DNA TTGTAAACTCAATCAATATTGATTATTAAATATTTCTTCTTAAATAACAATACTCAATTAAAAATTATTTGAATTTTAAATAAAAAAAACCAAGAAAGCATTGCCTTTCTTGGTTTTTAAGCTTTTTTAGGAAAAGTTTTCCCATTCATCTATTTAAATTTAATTTTTAGTATGAGTTGGTTTAACACTTCAGAAATAACAAGTCCTACTGCAATCGCACCAGATATCATGAACGCTTTGGCAGCAAGTTGTATAGCCATATTATAATCATTTTCAACAAAATGACGCATTGCATCATACGCGGTCCCACCGGGTACTAGTGGAATAATTCCCGATATACTGAAAATGATTATAGGTGTTTTATACATTTTAGCAAAGATTTGACTGATAATAGCAATAAAAAAAGCGGCGATAAATGATGCCAAGACAGCATCATAATCATATTCCACAAGACATATATAGACAAACCACCCTGCCATGCCGACAAATCCACATTGAAATAGTGTCTTTTTAGGTGCATTGAAAAGGATGGCAAAAGCGGCTGTGGCGACAAAGCTTGTTATTAAATGTACAATCATTTTTCGATATCCTCCATTATTCAATTACGAACATGCAGTTCTTAATAAAAAGCAAAAACAATAGCTATTCCTGTTCCAATCGCACAGGCAGTTAAAAATGCTTCCGCCCCTTTTGATAATCCAGCAACTAAATGTCCAGCCATCAAATCTCTTACTGCGTTTGTGATTAAAAGTCCAGGCACAAGCGGCATGACTGATCCGATAATAATTTTATCCAGTTGAACCCCTATCCCTAATGACACAAGTATATAGGCACTTAAGCCTATGACGACAGATGCCATAAATTCAGAGAAGAATTTGATCTTTACCAAATTATGAATATATACGAAGCAAATAAATCCCAGCCCACCTGTAATGATAGCAGGAATAAAGTCTTTCCACTGTCCTAAAAACATCATTAGGAAGCAGCCGCTAGAAATGGCTGCAGCGAGAATTTGTTGGTATAACGGAAAGGTGTAGTTAGCTTTTTCTATATCCATTAATTTCTTAAAAGCTTCATTCGCACTTATTTCTCCACTGCTAATTTTCCTCGATATGCCATTAACTACTGTGACCTTATATAAATCGGTTGTACGATCATAAATTCTAATGAGCTTAGCAGGCTCTGTTCCATCAATTGAAAAAATAATTCCAGTTGGTGTTACATAGCTATGTGATGAAGGGATGCCTAATGATGCAGCAATCCTAGTCATTGTATCTTCAACCCGATATGTTTCTGCTCCACATTGAAGCATGATTTTTCCTGCAAGCAGGCATAAATCGATCACTTCAATTGTTTGAGGAAGTTTATTTTCCATATTTATCCCCCTATTTAATCCTTATATTGATCACAAACTCCACTAGATAAAATTTATAGTTAAAATTGAAATCGAATTTTATGAAATGCTTAATTACTATAAGACCAAAAGGAAAGATTTGCAACCTTTTATACAATTTAAAATGTAAAGATATTTTTAAGATTTATTCACGTTCATTACTAAGAATCTTTGATATTGTTAGTATATTCAATGAGGAATAAAAAAGGAGAAGATAAATGATTCAAAAGCATCGAACAAAAGGATTTACATCATTGTTAGAAATATTGTTTGTTTCAATGAGGCTAGGACTTACTTCTTTTGGAGGACCCGTTGCACATCTTGGCTATTTTCATAATGAGTATGTACGAAAACGAAATTGGCTAGATGAAAAAAGCTATGCTGATTTAGTTGCTTTATGCCAATTTCTACCTGGTCCAGCTAGCAGTCAAGTCGGGATTGGCATTGGAGTCATACGTGGTGGTTTTATAGGCGGAGTAGTGGCTTTTCTTGGCTTTACAATGCCTTCTGTCATCGCATTGATTTTATTTGCTCAGCTTTTAGATGGCATGGATATAACAAATGCAGGATGGATCCATGGATTGAAGATCGTTGCTGTAGCTGTTGTGGCACATGCTATTTTAGGAATGGCACAAAAGCTCGCACCGGATTTAAAAAGGAAAGCTATCGCTCTTTTTGCGATTATTGCAGCTTTATTATGGCAAACGGCTTTTATACAGGTGGGCATCATTTTATTGTCTGGATTCATTGGGTTTATTCTCTATAAAAATGATAAAGAACTAGAAGAAAATCAATTTCATTTTCCTATTTCAAAGCGTTTAGCTGCAGGAAACCTAATCCTATTCTTCGCCTTGCTTTTTGCTTTGCCAATCTTAAGTAGAAGCTTGTCCATAGATTGGCTCACTATGTTTGACAGTTTCTATCGCTCTGGCTCTCTAGTATTTGGAGGAGGTCATGTTGTTCTTCCATTGCTTGAACGTGAATTTGTTCCATCCGGCTTTATTAGTGAGGAAGCCTTCCTAGCTGGCTATGGTGCTGCACAGGCAGTGCCTGGACCTCTCTTTACATTTGCAGCTTATATTGGGGCGGTCATAAATGGCTGGCAAGGAGGATTACTAGCAACCTTTGCTATTTTTTTACCTGCTTTTTTATTAATCATTGGTACTTTGCCTTTTTGGAATATTCTTCGAAAAAATCCAAAGATTAATGGCGCTTTGATGGGGGTTAACGCTGCTGTAGTCGGGATATTAATTGCTGCCTTTTACCACCCAATTTGGACAAGTTCTATTTTTGAACCAGTTGATTTTGCATTTGCTTCATTATTGTTCAGCATGCTCGTATACTGGAAGCTGCCTCCTTGGATCATTGTTTTAACAGGAGGAGTAGGTGGAGTTTTTATTGGAATGCTATAATAATTCAAAAAGCTGCATAGTTTTTGCAGCTTTTTTTAATTATTTGTATTTATAAGGGCACTTCGAGGATGATTTTTGTTCCTCGCCCTTTTGTGGATTGAATGGAA from Cytobacillus dafuensis encodes:
- a CDS encoding threonine/serine exporter family protein gives rise to the protein MENKLPQTIEVIDLCLLAGKIMLQCGAETYRVEDTMTRIAASLGIPSSHSYVTPTGIIFSIDGTEPAKLIRIYDRTTDLYKVTVVNGISRKISSGEISANEAFKKLMDIEKANYTFPLYQQILAAAISSGCFLMMFLGQWKDFIPAIITGGLGFICFVYIHNLVKIKFFSEFMASVVIGLSAYILVSLGIGVQLDKIIIGSVMPLVPGLLITNAVRDLMAGHLVAGLSKGAEAFLTACAIGTGIAIVFAFY
- a CDS encoding threonine/serine exporter family protein, which gives rise to MIVHLITSFVATAAFAILFNAPKKTLFQCGFVGMAGWFVYICLVEYDYDAVLASFIAAFFIAIISQIFAKMYKTPIIIFSISGIIPLVPGGTAYDAMRHFVENDYNMAIQLAAKAFMISGAIAVGLVISEVLNQLILKIKFK
- the chrA gene encoding chromate efflux transporter, whose protein sequence is MIQKHRTKGFTSLLEILFVSMRLGLTSFGGPVAHLGYFHNEYVRKRNWLDEKSYADLVALCQFLPGPASSQVGIGIGVIRGGFIGGVVAFLGFTMPSVIALILFAQLLDGMDITNAGWIHGLKIVAVAVVAHAILGMAQKLAPDLKRKAIALFAIIAALLWQTAFIQVGIILLSGFIGFILYKNDKELEENQFHFPISKRLAAGNLILFFALLFALPILSRSLSIDWLTMFDSFYRSGSLVFGGGHVVLPLLEREFVPSGFISEEAFLAGYGAAQAVPGPLFTFAAYIGAVINGWQGGLLATFAIFLPAFLLIIGTLPFWNILRKNPKINGALMGVNAAVVGILIAAFYHPIWTSSIFEPVDFAFASLLFSMLVYWKLPPWIIVLTGGVGGVFIGML